One genomic window of Corynebacterium pseudotuberculosis includes the following:
- a CDS encoding helix-turn-helix domain-containing protein encodes MAKKHTFNKVIIDTIHATGITHTQAAEMFGVSTRWIRELLHRYNTGGYQALEPQSRCPHTSPRAITDDIIDSAGKVSLRWAGESEKLYIGTRYAGMPIILVCLNNKITAVNPETTEILGRYLLEKGRSYHRNLLKDPHQPNPDKKKSLETSNRNDVSRLHRKAPSGT; translated from the coding sequence ATGGCGAAGAAGCACACCTTCAACAAAGTCATCATCGACACCATCCACGCAACCGGAATAACCCACACCCAAGCGGCCGAGATGTTCGGGGTCAGCACAAGATGGATCAGAGAGCTCCTTCATCGATACAACACCGGCGGGTACCAAGCCCTCGAGCCACAATCTCGCTGCCCACACACCAGCCCACGCGCTATCACCGACGACATCATAGATTCAGCGGGAAAAGTAAGCCTGCGATGGGCAGGAGAATCCGAAAAGCTCTACATCGGAACCCGCTACGCCGGAATGCCCATCATTCTCGTCTGTCTCAACAACAAGATCACCGCAGTGAACCCCGAAACAACAGAAATCCTCGGAAGATATCTACTCGAAAAAGGACGCAGTTACCACCGCAACCTACTGAAAGATCCGCACCAACCGAACCCTGACAAAAAGAAAAGTCTCGAGACATCAAATAGGAACGATGTCTCGAGACTTCACAGAAAAGCGCCATCAGGGACTTGA
- the serB gene encoding phosphoserine phosphatase SerB, whose product MIELDQPQVTVSLRPELTPAVITISGQDRQGVSAAAFRVLAANGVQILDVEQSQFRGFLGLAVFAGVEASKVEILEIGLKETLKTYGQNVKIELQEVAQSSRPRSTHEVVILGNPVEAHDLSRVAQTLANFDANIDTIRGISDYPVTGLELKITVAKREPGAAMPLRKALAELTAELGVDIAIERAGLLRRSKRLICFDCDSTLITGEVIEMLAAHAGREKEVAEVTERAMSGELDFEESLRERVKALAGLDASVIGEVADSIELTPGARTTIRTLKRLGYKTAVVSGGFIQVLEELAEDLGLDYVRANTLEVVDGKLTGRVIGKIVDRAAKAEFLEEFARESGIEMHQTVAVGDGANDIDMISAAGLGIAFNAKPALREIADTSVNSPFLDEVLHMLGITRADIDAADDSEGKIRRVPLPQQKNEY is encoded by the coding sequence GTGATTGAACTGGACCAGCCTCAAGTAACTGTTAGTCTTCGCCCAGAGTTAACCCCGGCTGTTATTACGATCTCCGGCCAGGATCGGCAAGGGGTGTCGGCAGCAGCTTTTCGTGTTTTGGCCGCTAATGGTGTGCAAATTCTTGATGTTGAGCAGTCTCAGTTTCGAGGTTTTCTAGGGTTAGCGGTTTTCGCAGGGGTCGAGGCTTCAAAGGTAGAAATTTTGGAGATCGGGCTCAAGGAGACTCTGAAGACGTATGGGCAGAATGTGAAGATCGAGTTGCAAGAAGTTGCTCAGTCTTCACGTCCACGTTCTACTCATGAGGTGGTCATTCTGGGGAACCCTGTGGAAGCTCATGATTTGTCGCGCGTAGCGCAGACTTTGGCCAACTTTGACGCGAATATCGATACGATCCGTGGCATTTCTGATTATCCAGTCACTGGCCTTGAACTGAAAATTACTGTTGCCAAGCGTGAACCAGGTGCGGCTATGCCTCTGCGAAAAGCCTTGGCTGAGCTCACGGCGGAGCTGGGTGTAGATATCGCGATTGAGCGAGCAGGGCTTTTACGACGCTCTAAGCGTCTCATTTGTTTTGATTGTGATTCCACGCTTATCACTGGCGAGGTGATCGAGATGCTTGCAGCACATGCCGGTCGGGAAAAAGAGGTGGCCGAAGTCACAGAGCGAGCGATGAGCGGTGAGCTGGATTTTGAAGAATCGCTGAGGGAACGGGTCAAAGCCTTAGCAGGTCTCGATGCTAGCGTCATCGGTGAGGTTGCTGATTCCATAGAGCTGACCCCGGGGGCCAGGACAACCATTCGAACCCTGAAACGGCTGGGGTACAAGACTGCGGTGGTATCAGGCGGTTTTATCCAGGTTCTGGAAGAGCTCGCTGAAGACCTTGGGCTGGATTATGTCCGTGCCAACACCTTGGAGGTCGTAGACGGGAAGCTTACTGGCCGTGTGATCGGGAAGATCGTCGATAGGGCTGCTAAGGCAGAATTTTTGGAGGAGTTCGCCCGGGAATCAGGCATAGAAATGCATCAGACCGTTGCAGTGGGCGATGGCGCAAATGATATTGACATGATCTCTGCTGCCGGTTTGGGCATTGCTTTCAACGCTAAGCCGGCATTGCGGGAGATCGCTGACACCTCTGTCAACTCCCCATTTTTGGATGAGGTGCTTCATATGCTCGGAATTACTAGAGCCGATATTGATGCCGCAGATGACTCAGAGGGAAAGATTCGTAGAGTTCCGCTGCCTCAACAGAAAAATGAGTATTAA
- a CDS encoding GNAT family N-acetyltransferase, which yields MTAHVPTLSNDSVKLRPLLLSDAHDLTATCRDPLTQKYTTVPANYTFAMAEEFIKTEHDNLRWVITVPTSDRFCGQIELRSLATEHNAMNVGYMTAPWARGQGLMTSALLLAVDYAFSRSVRRIELQADSQNKASQRVAEKAGFILIDSSQDTMVYSLLADEYHS from the coding sequence ATGACAGCTCACGTTCCAACCCTGAGCAACGACTCCGTTAAACTACGGCCTTTGCTGCTTTCCGACGCTCATGACCTCACTGCCACCTGTAGAGATCCGCTGACTCAGAAGTACACGACAGTTCCTGCGAACTACACCTTTGCTATGGCAGAAGAATTTATCAAAACTGAGCACGATAATCTGCGATGGGTGATTACAGTTCCCACAAGCGATCGCTTCTGCGGGCAAATTGAGCTACGCTCGCTTGCCACAGAGCATAACGCCATGAATGTGGGGTACATGACTGCCCCATGGGCACGTGGACAAGGACTAATGACCTCAGCACTTCTACTCGCCGTGGATTATGCGTTCTCGCGCTCAGTTCGTCGTATCGAGCTACAAGCAGATTCCCAGAACAAAGCCAGCCAACGTGTCGCAGAAAAAGCGGGGTTCATTCTCATAGACTCGAGCCAGGACACCATGGTCTACTCCTTACTCGCCGATGAATACCACTCTTAA
- a CDS encoding ATP-dependent DNA helicase, protein MLDATSTLCPMSDSPLALSTDELLDAAVAALGGSRRNGQVSMANAVTKALESERHLAVQAGTGTGKSLAYLVPALRHAQATDSTIIVSTATIALQRQLVERDLPRLADALEPHMSRRPTFAIMKGRANYVCMNKIAAAEEPEDALIDEEDLSWLGKHVARIYEWANETEVGDRDSLDPGVPDLAWRQVSVNAQECIGASRCPHGEECFAELARKKAHDVDVIVTNHALLAIDALSDVNVLPEHEVVIVDEAHELDGRITAVATNEIGVTALTMSSRRAGKLGAGEKDQKLIDIAKEWEDAMLAIEPGRLTSLPDYLKQQTVALRDAIWSLREHISRVPEGEAANDPERHAERMSLSNHLNDQHDSVIRVLSVFEEEDAASQEDVVWVLHDERRGVMIKVAPLSIAGLLHTRLFSENTVVLASATLNIGGNFNAMAASWGLPKGSWDSLDAGTPFNPATSGILYTPNSLPDPGRDGLSPEVLDEIYELIMAAGGRTLGLFSSRRAAQQATDAMRTRLPFDVLCQGDDTTGALVEKFSKQENTCLFGTLSLWQGVDVPGRSCSLVIIDRIPFPRPDDPLLQARKDAADADGRNGFMEVAATHAALLIAQGAGRLLRSVTDRGVVAILDRRIVTKRYGAFFIRSLPAFWRTNDPQVVRGALSRLVAR, encoded by the coding sequence ATGTTGGATGCAACCTCTACACTGTGTCCTATGTCAGATTCGCCCCTTGCTTTGTCTACCGATGAATTATTGGATGCGGCGGTAGCTGCCCTCGGCGGCAGCCGTCGTAACGGCCAAGTATCTATGGCCAACGCGGTGACCAAAGCACTCGAATCAGAGCGGCACCTTGCGGTTCAAGCGGGAACCGGCACCGGTAAATCCTTGGCTTATCTCGTACCAGCACTACGTCACGCTCAGGCTACTGATTCCACGATCATTGTTTCTACTGCCACCATCGCGTTACAACGGCAGCTAGTGGAGCGTGATCTCCCTCGTCTTGCTGATGCCCTCGAACCACACATGAGCAGGCGTCCCACTTTTGCGATAATGAAAGGCCGCGCAAATTACGTCTGCATGAACAAAATTGCTGCGGCCGAAGAACCAGAAGATGCGCTGATCGACGAGGAAGATCTCTCTTGGCTGGGCAAGCACGTAGCACGGATTTATGAATGGGCCAACGAGACCGAAGTCGGCGATCGCGATAGCCTTGATCCCGGTGTTCCGGACTTGGCTTGGCGGCAAGTCAGCGTCAACGCACAGGAATGCATTGGGGCGAGCAGATGCCCACATGGGGAGGAGTGTTTTGCGGAACTAGCGCGCAAAAAAGCCCATGATGTAGACGTCATCGTCACCAATCATGCGTTATTAGCCATCGATGCATTATCCGATGTCAACGTGTTACCCGAGCACGAGGTAGTGATCGTCGACGAGGCTCACGAACTCGATGGCAGGATCACGGCCGTAGCCACAAATGAAATTGGTGTTACTGCATTAACTATGTCTTCGCGCCGGGCGGGAAAACTGGGCGCGGGTGAGAAGGACCAAAAGCTTATTGATATCGCCAAGGAATGGGAAGACGCGATGCTCGCCATAGAGCCGGGCAGACTCACCTCCCTTCCGGACTACCTTAAACAGCAAACAGTAGCGCTTCGTGATGCCATCTGGTCTCTCCGGGAACATATATCCCGAGTTCCAGAAGGAGAAGCAGCAAATGATCCAGAACGGCATGCTGAACGGATGTCTCTCTCCAATCACTTAAATGATCAGCATGATTCGGTGATTCGGGTCCTTTCTGTCTTTGAAGAGGAAGACGCGGCCAGTCAAGAAGACGTGGTGTGGGTGCTTCACGACGAACGCCGCGGCGTCATGATCAAGGTCGCCCCTCTGTCCATCGCGGGGTTGCTTCATACTCGTCTCTTTAGCGAAAACACAGTGGTGTTAGCATCTGCCACATTAAATATCGGCGGAAACTTTAATGCTATGGCTGCCAGCTGGGGACTGCCCAAAGGGTCATGGGACAGCCTCGACGCGGGAACGCCTTTCAATCCCGCCACATCGGGAATCCTCTACACGCCCAATTCACTCCCCGACCCTGGGCGTGATGGCTTAAGCCCCGAGGTTCTCGATGAAATATATGAACTCATCATGGCTGCCGGCGGTCGCACCCTCGGATTATTTTCATCGCGCCGCGCCGCGCAACAAGCCACAGATGCAATGCGCACACGACTCCCCTTCGACGTCCTCTGCCAGGGCGATGACACGACCGGTGCGCTCGTCGAAAAGTTTTCTAAGCAAGAAAACACCTGTCTGTTTGGCACGCTCAGCCTCTGGCAAGGCGTAGACGTTCCGGGAAGATCGTGTTCATTGGTCATCATCGATAGAATCCCATTCCCCCGCCCCGACGATCCGCTGTTGCAAGCCCGTAAAGACGCCGCCGACGCGGATGGTAGAAATGGTTTTATGGAAGTCGCGGCCACCCACGCAGCACTGCTTATTGCTCAGGGGGCCGGCCGATTGCTCAGGTCAGTGACGGACCGCGGTGTGGTGGCCATCCTTGACCGTAGGATTGTGACCAAGCGCTATGGAGCGTTCTTTATCAGATCGCTGCCGGCTTTCTGGCGAACTAACGATCCACAAGTGGTACGCGGTGCTCTGTCGCGTCTCGTGGCTAGGTAA
- a CDS encoding nicotinate phosphoribosyltransferase yields MSCASALSVFKAKLVCVTEFESTALLTDMYELTMLQSALADGTASRSCTFEVFSRRLPNERRYGVVAGTARVLEAIKHYRFTEEQLASLTFLDATTIDFLRSYKFQGQIDGYREGELYFPSSPILTIRGTFAECVILETLILSIMNADSAVASAAARMVTAADGRPIFEMGSRRTHEYAAVTAARAAYLAGFVGTSNLEAVHRYGIPGSGTAAHAWTLLHVNDDGTPNESAAFQSQINVLGVGTTLLVDTYDIAKGVKTAIEVAGPQLGAVRIDSGDLGVMTRKVRQELDSLGAHNTGIVVSSDLDEYAIAGLRGNPVDAFGVGTSVVTGSGAPTAGMVYKLVEVDGHPVAKRSRGKAMVGGTKRAIRTHRATGTAVEEIVFPYDHDTPQIGQLNSYELAIPLMRNGIAVDNLPTLEESRAYLAEQLITLPWEGLALSKDEPVLSTRFIGFK; encoded by the coding sequence ATGTCTTGTGCTTCAGCTCTCAGCGTTTTCAAGGCTAAGCTTGTGTGCGTGACTGAATTCGAATCGACGGCATTGCTCACCGATATGTACGAGTTAACAATGTTGCAATCGGCGCTTGCCGACGGCACAGCGTCCCGCAGCTGTACATTCGAGGTTTTCTCCAGGCGGCTTCCCAATGAACGCCGCTATGGTGTTGTCGCAGGAACAGCCCGAGTGCTGGAGGCTATCAAGCATTACCGTTTCACCGAAGAACAACTTGCCAGTCTGACGTTCTTGGACGCCACCACCATCGATTTTTTGCGTTCCTATAAATTCCAAGGGCAAATCGATGGGTACCGGGAAGGCGAGCTCTATTTTCCCAGTTCACCAATTCTTACCATTCGCGGCACGTTCGCTGAGTGCGTCATTCTTGAGACCCTCATTCTTTCCATAATGAATGCGGACTCGGCGGTGGCTTCAGCGGCAGCCCGCATGGTTACGGCAGCGGATGGCCGCCCTATTTTTGAGATGGGTTCCCGTCGCACTCATGAGTACGCGGCCGTGACAGCCGCGCGTGCCGCATACCTTGCAGGTTTTGTGGGGACCTCCAACCTTGAGGCAGTACACCGTTATGGCATTCCGGGTTCCGGCACCGCAGCACACGCGTGGACACTGTTGCACGTTAACGATGACGGCACGCCCAATGAGTCGGCAGCTTTCCAATCGCAGATCAACGTCCTGGGAGTAGGCACCACTCTCTTGGTGGATACCTATGACATCGCCAAAGGCGTTAAAACCGCCATCGAAGTAGCGGGACCACAATTGGGCGCTGTACGCATCGACTCTGGCGATCTGGGTGTGATGACCCGAAAGGTGCGTCAGGAGCTTGATTCCTTAGGGGCTCATAATACCGGCATCGTGGTGAGCTCCGACTTAGATGAGTACGCTATCGCTGGTCTGCGCGGCAACCCCGTCGACGCCTTCGGCGTGGGCACCTCTGTGGTCACCGGTTCTGGGGCGCCTACAGCCGGAATGGTTTATAAGCTCGTGGAAGTAGACGGTCACCCCGTGGCCAAACGCTCCCGAGGCAAAGCCATGGTTGGCGGGACTAAACGGGCTATCCGCACCCACCGTGCCACAGGAACGGCAGTCGAGGAAATCGTGTTCCCTTATGATCACGACACCCCTCAGATCGGACAGCTTAATTCTTATGAGCTCGCCATCCCCCTGATGCGCAATGGGATAGCTGTTGATAATCTGCCAACGCTCGAAGAATCTCGCGCTTATCTAGCAGAACAACTCATAACGCTCCCGTGGGAAGGGCTCGCCCTCAGCAAAGATGAGCCTGTTCTGTCTACTCGATTCATCGGTTTTAAGTAG
- the clpS gene encoding ATP-dependent Clp protease adapter ClpS: MQVKQEDVTHSLNELPSVVLAPTMDVVVSSPMATPELDEALSVDVASSENLPWMCIVWDDPVNLMSYVTYVFQTILGYSKRRAIELMMQVHTEGKAVVSSGERDKVEGDVKKLHTAGLWATMQQGG, from the coding sequence ATGCAAGTCAAACAAGAAGATGTGACTCATTCCCTTAACGAGCTACCTTCTGTCGTTTTAGCACCCACCATGGATGTTGTGGTGTCTTCTCCGATGGCTACCCCAGAGCTTGACGAGGCCCTATCAGTAGACGTGGCTTCCAGCGAAAATCTACCCTGGATGTGCATCGTGTGGGATGATCCAGTCAACCTGATGAGCTACGTAACGTATGTGTTCCAAACGATTCTCGGATACAGCAAGCGTCGTGCTATCGAGTTGATGATGCAGGTTCATACAGAAGGCAAAGCTGTAGTTTCCTCCGGGGAGCGCGACAAGGTTGAAGGCGATGTGAAAAAGCTTCACACCGCTGGCCTGTGGGCCACGATGCAGCAGGGCGGCTAG
- a CDS encoding DUF2017 domain-containing protein, whose protein sequence is MQPWKKKKGLMRGVHFACVFEPMEREVLGNLASTVSEALIHRAQSAPKDELAELTGMPSGHKEAPKDPALARLLPDFEKEGDEEFEGDNSLLRCLHETDITRAKIEHLYVLGQALGPDGGVHVDITETEAHAWVAALNDIRLYVASGEVFGEDAEQDRESLVEWLAYNQESLLNAMMG, encoded by the coding sequence ATGCAGCCATGGAAGAAAAAGAAAGGCCTCATGCGTGGGGTTCACTTTGCGTGTGTATTTGAGCCAATGGAACGAGAAGTCCTTGGCAACCTTGCATCTACTGTCAGCGAGGCACTCATCCACCGCGCGCAATCTGCGCCCAAAGACGAGTTGGCAGAGCTAACCGGTATGCCTAGTGGGCATAAAGAAGCCCCTAAAGATCCTGCGCTGGCGCGTTTGCTTCCAGATTTTGAAAAGGAAGGCGATGAGGAATTTGAGGGGGATAATTCTTTATTGCGCTGCCTGCACGAGACAGATATTACGCGCGCAAAAATCGAGCACTTGTACGTCCTTGGTCAGGCACTTGGCCCCGACGGTGGTGTTCACGTGGATATTACGGAAACAGAAGCGCACGCTTGGGTTGCGGCTCTCAACGATATTCGTCTTTATGTGGCATCTGGAGAGGTCTTTGGAGAAGATGCCGAACAAGACCGAGAGAGCTTGGTCGAGTGGTTGGCTTATAACCAAGAATCATTGCTTAATGCAATGATGGGATAA
- a CDS encoding rhomboid family intramembrane serine protease — protein sequence MSLRYFFTRLCFIMTNRFNPYAQSDKKTYGGVSTSGGYLPHEYGTQYLPTSDYPVNRAVQRGVKRTSLCSMGRKRLADATVLALGYVVVIWAVHIVNTVFFGGTLAQELGVHPLDGSSIWHIFTSPLVHGSYMHISANTLPGLIFVFLIGLSGRRPFWEVTMITAVVGGMGTWIFGGIGTTHIGASGLIYGWLAYLVVRGIFNKSFSQVVLGVVLAFIYGGLIWGVLPGDVGVSWQAHLFGAIGGLIAGATITSDDPPALKARREQQALHRV from the coding sequence ATGTCACTGCGATATTTCTTTACTAGGCTGTGCTTCATTATGACGAACCGATTTAATCCCTATGCTCAATCAGATAAGAAAACCTACGGTGGTGTGTCAACTAGCGGTGGGTACCTTCCTCATGAGTACGGAACACAGTATCTTCCAACGTCGGATTATCCTGTGAATAGGGCGGTACAGCGAGGTGTGAAGAGGACTTCATTGTGCTCTATGGGGCGCAAACGCTTAGCCGACGCTACAGTATTAGCCTTAGGTTATGTAGTGGTCATCTGGGCAGTTCACATTGTGAACACTGTGTTTTTTGGCGGCACCCTTGCCCAAGAACTTGGCGTGCACCCCCTTGATGGTTCCTCGATCTGGCATATCTTTACCTCGCCACTCGTGCACGGGAGCTACATGCATATCTCTGCAAACACTCTTCCGGGATTAATTTTTGTGTTCCTCATAGGGCTATCGGGTCGCCGACCTTTTTGGGAAGTCACGATGATTACTGCGGTGGTCGGCGGCATGGGGACCTGGATCTTTGGCGGTATTGGCACCACCCATATCGGCGCCTCCGGGTTGATTTATGGGTGGCTCGCATATTTAGTAGTCCGGGGAATTTTTAATAAGAGCTTCTCCCAAGTAGTACTCGGTGTGGTTTTAGCGTTTATCTATGGCGGTCTGATCTGGGGTGTTTTACCTGGCGACGTTGGCGTCTCATGGCAGGCACACTTATTTGGTGCTATAGGCGGGCTTATCGCAGGCGCCACCATCACCTCCGATGATCCGCCAGCACTGAAGGCGCGCCGGGAGCAACAGGCTCTTCATCGCGTTTAA
- the murI gene encoding glutamate racemase — MAYVKKDLGADSLHPEAPSVKPSVVYEGTIDASSPIGIFDSGVGGLTVARAIMEQLPQESVIYIGDTANSPYGSKPIAQVRELSMRIGDELVARGCKMIVIACNTATSAALRDLRERYSIPVVGVILPAVRRAVAATRNGKIGVLGTQGTIASGAYQELFAASPGVEVYAQACPSFVSFVERGITSGRQILGVAQGYTEGLQSAGVDTLVLGCTHYPLLTGVIQLAVGDNVTLISSSEECVKDVLKVLSRNDMLAEATADKPPSRSFESTGDPALFEQLAMRFLGPHVTYVEKLREV; from the coding sequence ATGGCTTATGTGAAAAAAGACCTAGGGGCGGATTCCTTACATCCAGAAGCACCGAGTGTGAAACCGTCGGTTGTGTATGAAGGCACAATCGACGCTTCCTCGCCGATAGGAATTTTTGATTCCGGAGTGGGCGGGTTAACAGTAGCCCGTGCGATCATGGAGCAGCTCCCCCAAGAATCCGTGATATATATCGGAGATACGGCGAACAGCCCATATGGTTCAAAACCGATTGCTCAGGTCCGAGAGCTTTCTATGCGGATCGGTGATGAGCTGGTGGCCCGCGGCTGCAAAATGATTGTGATCGCGTGTAACACCGCTACATCAGCCGCATTACGCGATCTACGCGAGCGTTATAGCATTCCAGTAGTAGGCGTGATTCTTCCCGCTGTGCGACGAGCTGTTGCTGCCACTCGCAACGGAAAAATTGGCGTGTTGGGCACCCAAGGAACGATTGCCTCTGGTGCTTATCAAGAATTATTTGCAGCAAGCCCAGGAGTAGAAGTCTATGCGCAAGCCTGCCCAAGCTTTGTGAGTTTTGTAGAACGGGGCATCACGTCGGGGCGCCAAATCTTGGGAGTGGCCCAAGGCTATACGGAAGGGCTGCAATCCGCGGGGGTAGATACTCTGGTTCTTGGGTGTACTCATTACCCATTGTTGACGGGTGTGATTCAGTTGGCCGTGGGGGATAACGTGACCCTTATTTCTTCTTCAGAGGAATGCGTAAAAGACGTGCTCAAGGTACTTAGCCGCAACGATATGCTTGCCGAAGCAACCGCGGATAAGCCGCCTAGTCGTTCTTTTGAGTCAACAGGAGACCCAGCCCTATTTGAGCAGCTTGCCATGCGTTTTCTCGGTCCGCATGTGACGTACGTCGAAAAGTTACGGGAGGTGTAA
- a CDS encoding MBL fold metallo-hydrolase produces MKLTILGSSGSLGAPDNAASGYLIQMDNAPSILMDMGPGVLAQLERAQNPSDAHVVFSHLHADHCVDFPSLLVWRRYHPTAAAKGRNLCFGPTDTPVRLGRLSADSVDNIDDMSDTFAFTPWQNAKEELVGAVSITPYSVVHPIESFALRVEHKRSGKVVAYSGDSSYTENLIECARDADVFLCEATWGETSEGKVPNMHMSGEEAGRIARIAGAKRLILVHIPPWGNAKAALEKARSEFDGPVDISYQGMEIHI; encoded by the coding sequence ATGAAGCTGACCATCCTCGGAAGTTCCGGAAGCCTGGGCGCCCCCGACAACGCTGCCTCCGGGTACCTCATTCAGATGGATAATGCCCCCAGCATTCTCATGGACATGGGACCAGGAGTTTTAGCGCAGCTTGAACGCGCCCAGAATCCCTCCGACGCCCATGTTGTTTTTTCACACTTGCATGCTGACCACTGTGTGGATTTTCCTTCCCTCTTAGTGTGGCGTCGTTACCACCCAACGGCGGCGGCAAAGGGGCGGAACCTGTGTTTTGGGCCAACGGATACCCCCGTTCGATTGGGGAGGCTGAGTGCTGATTCCGTGGATAATATCGATGACATGTCCGATACCTTTGCGTTTACTCCGTGGCAAAACGCAAAGGAAGAGCTCGTCGGAGCCGTGTCCATTACTCCTTACTCTGTTGTGCATCCTATCGAGTCATTTGCGCTGCGAGTTGAACATAAACGCTCAGGCAAGGTTGTTGCGTATTCCGGTGATAGCTCCTATACAGAGAATCTGATCGAATGTGCGCGGGACGCTGATGTTTTTCTTTGCGAGGCTACCTGGGGGGAAACCAGTGAGGGCAAAGTTCCCAACATGCATATGAGTGGGGAAGAAGCTGGTCGTATCGCGCGCATTGCGGGAGCAAAGAGGCTCATTCTTGTGCATATACCTCCGTGGGGAAATGCAAAGGCCGCTCTTGAAAAGGCACGTTCTGAGTTTGATGGCCCCGTTGATATCTCCTACCAAGGTATGGAAATCCACATCTAA
- the rph gene encoding ribonuclease PH has translation MTTSNFKRADGRAVDQMRTVKITRGFTTNPAGSVLVEFGNTRVMCTASAEIGVPRFKRDSGEGWLTAEYAMLPAATLDRNPRESMRGKVKGRTHEISRLIGRSLRAAVDLSELGENTINIDCDVLQADGGTRTASITGAYVALADAISHLQKQGVVPGNPLKDPVAAVSVGVIDGAVCLDLPYEEDSRADVDMNVIMQNGRFVEIQGTGEHNTFDRDELARILDFAEKGCTELVAAQKAALGIA, from the coding sequence ATGACTACTTCGAACTTTAAGCGCGCCGATGGCCGCGCAGTTGACCAAATGCGTACCGTGAAAATCACCCGTGGTTTTACCACTAACCCCGCGGGCAGCGTGCTGGTCGAGTTCGGTAATACCCGAGTTATGTGTACTGCATCTGCAGAAATCGGAGTGCCCCGCTTCAAGAGAGATTCCGGAGAAGGCTGGCTAACAGCCGAGTACGCTATGCTGCCAGCAGCAACGCTAGACCGTAATCCGCGGGAATCTATGCGGGGGAAAGTTAAGGGACGTACTCATGAGATCTCACGATTGATCGGCCGTTCACTGCGTGCTGCCGTAGACCTCTCTGAGCTGGGAGAGAATACTATTAACATCGACTGCGACGTTTTGCAGGCCGACGGTGGAACACGCACAGCATCGATTACAGGTGCGTATGTGGCGCTTGCCGACGCCATCTCACACCTGCAAAAACAAGGCGTGGTACCAGGAAATCCGTTGAAGGATCCTGTGGCTGCCGTCTCTGTGGGCGTTATTGACGGTGCTGTTTGTCTTGACTTGCCCTATGAGGAAGACTCCCGTGCCGATGTAGACATGAACGTGATTATGCAGAACGGTCGCTTTGTAGAGATCCAGGGAACCGGCGAACACAATACATTTGATCGCGATGAGCTCGCCCGTATTCTCGACTTTGCTGAGAAAGGATGCACCGAGTTAGTAGCAGCACAAAAAGCGGCCTTGGGGATTGCATGA
- the rdgB gene encoding RdgB/HAM1 family non-canonical purine NTP pyrophosphatase — protein MRILIASNNAKKLKELEVILEASGVSGAEIVPLRAVEPYPEPQEDGRSFADNALIKARAGVKNTGLVTIADDSGLMVEELNGMPGVLSARWSGSHGDDAANNNLLLKQMSDVPEERRQAAFVSVCALVTPDGTEHLVEGRWEGRLLTAPQGDNGFGYDPLFVPGEEDSAGTYRSSAELSAEEKNAISHRGKALKQLVPIISRIIQDS, from the coding sequence ATGAGAATCCTTATAGCATCTAACAACGCTAAAAAGCTCAAAGAATTAGAAGTAATCCTGGAAGCGTCAGGCGTATCGGGTGCGGAGATTGTGCCGCTCAGAGCCGTGGAACCCTATCCAGAGCCCCAAGAAGATGGTCGCAGCTTTGCCGATAACGCACTGATTAAAGCACGCGCTGGGGTAAAAAATACTGGATTAGTTACCATCGCGGATGATTCCGGCTTAATGGTAGAAGAGCTCAATGGGATGCCCGGCGTCTTATCTGCTCGGTGGTCTGGTAGCCATGGTGACGATGCCGCTAACAACAATCTGCTTTTGAAACAGATGAGTGATGTTCCAGAGGAGCGTCGACAAGCAGCATTCGTTTCCGTGTGTGCCTTGGTCACTCCTGATGGAACGGAACATCTTGTCGAGGGGCGTTGGGAGGGACGCTTGCTCACTGCTCCTCAAGGCGACAACGGTTTTGGTTATGACCCATTGTTTGTCCCCGGCGAAGAAGACTCTGCGGGAACATACCGCAGCTCAGCGGAGCTCTCTGCGGAGGAAAAGAATGCGATTTCGCATCGAGGGAAAGCATTAAAACAATTGGTTCCCATTATCTCGCGGATTATTCAAGACAGCTAG